A genomic segment from bacterium encodes:
- a CDS encoding ABC transporter ATP-binding protein, which translates to MILVEKICRNYKDDGSETQALKNVSFKIDSGEFVAVMGPSGSGKSTLLHILSFLDRASAGSYSFFGKKMEDLNDTELAHIRNKEMGFVFQAFNLLGRASVYQNVELPLLYSNVLPSERKKLVEKAIYDVGLSEKIYVETGKLSGGQKQRVAIARALVNNPNVIFADEPTGNLDSHSGENIMQILKKLNENGKTIILVTHETYTAQFAERLIRLKDGEIELDGTVKDILSKTYENK; encoded by the coding sequence ATGATTCTGGTAGAAAAAATTTGTAGAAACTATAAAGACGACGGCAGTGAAACCCAAGCCTTAAAGAATGTTTCGTTTAAAATAGATTCGGGCGAGTTTGTGGCCGTAATGGGCCCATCGGGCTCGGGCAAATCTACCCTGCTCCATATTTTAAGCTTTCTGGACCGAGCCAGCGCTGGCTCGTATTCTTTTTTTGGAAAAAAAATGGAAGATCTAAACGACACTGAACTGGCCCATATTCGCAATAAAGAAATGGGTTTTGTTTTTCAAGCTTTTAATTTACTAGGCCGAGCCTCGGTTTATCAAAATGTAGAATTGCCTTTGCTATATTCAAACGTTTTACCGAGCGAAAGAAAAAAACTTGTAGAAAAAGCAATTTACGATGTGGGCTTATCGGAAAAAATTTATGTAGAAACTGGAAAATTATCTGGCGGCCAAAAACAACGCGTGGCCATTGCTCGAGCCTTAGTTAATAACCCTAATGTTATTTTTGCCGATGAACCTACCGGCAATTTAGATTCTCATTCGGGCGAAAACATAATGCAGATTTTAAAAAAATTAAACGAAAACGGCAAAACCATAATCTTAGTTACGCATGAAACCTACACCGCCCAGTTTGCCGAAAGATTGATTCGCCTAAAAGATGGCGAAATTGAACTTGATGGTACAGTTAAAGACATTCTTTCTAAAACCTATGAAAATAAATGA
- a CDS encoding HIT domain-containing protein, which translates to MNDCIFCKICRHEVSSDIVAEDDEIVVFEDIQPKAETHWLIVPKKHIHSVSAVGREEWPVVMGLVKKAAEVAKDKNILGYKLVFNVGRDGGQVIDHLHLHLLAGGKVELP; encoded by the coding sequence ATGAATGACTGCATCTTTTGCAAAATTTGCCGACATGAGGTATCATCGGACATCGTAGCTGAAGATGATGAGATTGTCGTTTTTGAAGATATTCAGCCCAAAGCCGAGACACATTGGCTGATTGTGCCTAAAAAGCATATCCATTCGGTTTCGGCGGTTGGTCGGGAAGAGTGGCCTGTGGTGATGGGTTTAGTTAAAAAGGCGGCCGAAGTGGCTAAAGATAAGAATATTTTAGGCTATAAATTGGTTTTTAATGTAGGTCGAGATGGCGGGCAGGTTATAGATCACTTGCACTTGCATTTGTTGGCAGGTGGAAAGGTAGAACTACCTTAA
- a CDS encoding LCP family protein, translating to MEKGFKNYWYLAVLVVFLATANIWVFNKIFLVADASKLPQLKFNAFSAGSFVLQKDSKSPSNFSEIRNILVLGRSGGNHIAPELTDTILIAHINGPLKKVKIISIPRDLAVKNGKDVLKINGLYKIGSEKSPSYGLDLIKNKVEVITGLKINSFVLFDLDTVEKVIDEVGGLNVYVKEDIKDTHFPKDNGGYETFSLKKGSRYLDGKTALKFVRTRNSAGGDFDRMEHQQAVLKAIKGKVLSLNPIWDFAKLWKIFKMVQENVKTDLTLGDLKNIWAFSKNLDLDKVETFSLNPENGLVDSKKMKFGKQTAYALTATPKQFDYANIQKAITSFINSQ from the coding sequence ATGGAAAAAGGTTTTAAAAACTACTGGTATCTAGCAGTGCTTGTTGTTTTTTTGGCTACTGCCAATATTTGGGTTTTTAATAAAATTTTTTTAGTGGCCGATGCCAGCAAATTACCCCAATTAAAATTTAATGCTTTTTCGGCAGGTTCTTTTGTTTTACAAAAAGATTCTAAAAGCCCTAGCAATTTTAGTGAAATAAGAAATATTTTGGTTCTGGGCAGATCCGGCGGTAACCATATTGCCCCCGAACTTACCGATACTATATTAATTGCGCATATAAACGGCCCGCTTAAAAAAGTAAAAATAATATCAATCCCTAGAGATCTAGCTGTAAAAAATGGTAAAGATGTTTTAAAAATTAATGGGCTCTATAAAATTGGAAGTGAAAAATCTCCTAGTTATGGACTAGATTTGATCAAAAATAAAGTTGAAGTAATAACGGGTTTAAAAATAAATTCATTTGTTTTGTTCGATCTAGATACAGTAGAAAAAGTAATAGACGAAGTTGGCGGTTTAAATGTATATGTTAAAGAAGATATTAAAGATACGCACTTTCCAAAAGATAATGGTGGCTATGAAACATTCAGTTTAAAAAAGGGCTCGCGTTATTTAGATGGCAAAACCGCACTTAAATTTGTAAGAACCCGAAACAGCGCTGGGGGCGATTTCGACCGTATGGAACATCAGCAAGCAGTTTTAAAAGCCATTAAGGGTAAAGTTCTTTCTTTAAACCCAATATGGGATTTTGCAAAATTGTGGAAAATTTTTAAAATGGTCCAAGAAAATGTAAAAACCGACCTGACTCTGGGAGATTTAAAAAATATTTGGGCCTTTAGCAAAAATTTAGATTTGGATAAAGTAGAAACTTTCAGCCTTAACCCAGAAAACGGCTTGGTGGATTCAAAAAAAATGAAATTCGGCAAACAAACAGCCTACGCGCTTACAGCTACACCTAAGCAATTCGATTATGCTAATATACAGAAAGCAATAACTAGCTTTATAAATTCTCAATGA
- the hisS gene encoding histidine--tRNA ligase: MAKQLLSTPTGMHDILPDDLLYWEKIRRETFDMAEFYDFGFVETPILENQAVFEKSLGVSSDVVEKEMFTLKTKGGDELALRPENTAPIMRAYLEHGWESSPQPVKVFYMGPMFRHESPQAGRFRQFHQLGFEVIGSEDAVIDAQMIQIAMSLLADFGLKNMVCEVNSLGDKICRIKYRQALKDFLRNNLKKMCANCQRRSKVNPLRVLDCKEEGCQEIIAKAPQILDFICDDCRNHFKKLLEFLDELDIPYNLNPHLVRGLDYYNKTVFEIYIEEKRGSQSALASGGRYDGLAEMLGGKNVPAIGFAAGMERIILEMKEAKARIPSWPQYRLFLVQLGDLAKKKSLKILEEFRKEGVLMAESISKHSIKSQMKNADKLGVKLTLILGQKEALDNEIIIRDMTSGVQETVPLAKLMGEVKRRLKG; the protein is encoded by the coding sequence ATGGCGAAACAATTACTCTCAACCCCAACCGGTATGCACGATATTCTGCCCGATGATTTGCTTTATTGGGAAAAGATAAGACGTGAGACTTTTGATATGGCCGAATTTTATGATTTTGGTTTTGTGGAAACTCCAATTTTAGAAAATCAAGCCGTTTTTGAAAAAAGTTTAGGGGTATCGAGCGATGTAGTGGAAAAAGAAATGTTTACGCTTAAAACCAAGGGTGGCGACGAATTAGCTTTGCGCCCCGAAAACACCGCACCAATAATGCGAGCCTATTTAGAACACGGCTGGGAATCTTCGCCCCAACCGGTGAAGGTTTTTTATATGGGCCCGATGTTTAGGCACGAAAGCCCGCAAGCCGGCCGGTTTAGACAATTTCATCAATTAGGTTTTGAAGTTATTGGTTCGGAAGATGCTGTGATAGACGCGCAAATGATTCAAATAGCTATGAGTTTGCTCGCCGATTTTGGACTTAAGAATATGGTGTGCGAAGTAAATAGTCTAGGCGACAAAATCTGCCGAATTAAATATCGCCAAGCGCTTAAAGATTTTTTACGCAATAATCTTAAAAAAATGTGTGCTAATTGCCAGAGAAGATCTAAGGTTAATCCTTTAAGAGTTTTAGATTGCAAAGAAGAGGGCTGTCAAGAAATCATCGCCAAAGCCCCGCAGATTTTAGATTTTATTTGCGATGATTGCCGCAATCACTTTAAAAAGCTGTTAGAATTTTTAGACGAACTTGATATTCCTTATAACTTAAATCCACATTTAGTTAGGGGTTTGGATTATTACAATAAAACTGTTTTCGAAATTTATATAGAAGAAAAAAGAGGTTCGCAATCGGCTTTAGCTTCGGGTGGCCGATACGATGGACTGGCCGAAATGCTGGGTGGAAAAAATGTTCCAGCTATCGGCTTTGCGGCGGGTATGGAAAGAATAATTTTGGAAATGAAAGAAGCTAAAGCCAGAATTCCTTCTTGGCCACAGTATAGATTGTTTTTGGTTCAACTGGGGGATCTAGCTAAAAAGAAAAGCCTTAAGATTTTAGAAGAATTTAGAAAAGAGGGTGTTTTAATGGCGGAGTCTATAAGCAAGCATTCTATAAAATCGCAAATGAAAAATGCCGATAAGCTGGGCGTTAAACTAACTTTAATTTTGGGCCAGAAAGAAGCGTTAGACAACGAAATTATTATCCGCGATATGACTTCGGGCGTTCAAGAAACCGTGCCCTTGGCTAAGTTGATGGGGGAAGTTAAAAGGAGATTGAAGGGTTAA
- a CDS encoding efflux RND transporter periplasmic adaptor subunit: MVAVLVILIVIFTSGGDKNISFVEVKRGTISQEVNVTGKTVPNSDVKLGFERSGKIAKVNVSVGDKVAANQTLATIDSSELYAQLLQAQAELESEEARYNELKKGTRSEELAIYETELNNAQTSLNDAKTNLVEKINDTYTKADNAIHNDIDIIFSNPRTANPKINFIVADPQLRTDVENMRLATESNLIDWKNYNSKLKISANLSQAVINSSSYLNQVKNFLDKLASAVNSSSNETYKTNVSLARSEISSALSILNSANQSLNSTESAFALAAKNLNLKKSGSTSEGLSSAEAQVKRANASVKLIQSQLNKAVLRSPIAGTVTKIDAKKGEIAQAGTPLINIISDSSLEIESFIPEVDVAKISLANTVKITFDALGEEGFLGKVIYIDPAETVVDGVANFKVKIALEKAEPRLKSGLTVNLTIQTLTKENVLILPQFAVLENDKGTFVKKYKKVLPLNAKVSADDKNLEEVEIKTGIYSGDGNVEIISGLNAGDAVATIGLKTN, from the coding sequence ATGGTAGCTGTATTAGTAATATTAATAGTGATATTTACTAGTGGCGGAGATAAAAATATAAGCTTTGTAGAAGTAAAAAGAGGTACAATCTCGCAAGAAGTTAATGTCACCGGAAAAACTGTGCCAAATTCCGATGTTAAGTTGGGCTTTGAAAGAAGCGGAAAAATAGCAAAGGTTAATGTTTCTGTAGGCGACAAGGTCGCGGCTAATCAAACTTTAGCCACAATAGATTCCAGCGAACTCTATGCCCAACTATTACAAGCCCAAGCCGAACTTGAATCTGAAGAAGCTAGGTACAATGAACTTAAAAAAGGCACGCGCTCCGAAGAGTTGGCTATTTATGAAACCGAACTTAATAACGCCCAAACATCTTTAAACGATGCCAAAACAAACTTGGTAGAAAAAATTAACGATACCTACACCAAAGCCGACAATGCCATCCATAACGATATAGATATTATTTTTTCTAACCCCAGAACAGCTAATCCAAAAATAAACTTTATCGTGGCCGATCCCCAGCTAAGAACCGACGTAGAAAATATGCGCCTCGCCACAGAATCTAATTTAATCGACTGGAAAAATTATAATTCTAAATTAAAAATTTCGGCCAATCTTTCCCAAGCCGTAATCAATTCGTCTTCTTATTTAAACCAAGTAAAAAACTTTTTAGATAAATTAGCTAGCGCGGTAAACAGTTCGTCTAACGAAACTTATAAAACCAATGTTTCTTTGGCGAGGTCCGAAATAAGTTCGGCCTTATCTATTTTAAACTCGGCCAATCAAAGCCTTAATTCTACCGAGTCAGCCTTCGCTTTAGCCGCAAAAAATTTAAATCTTAAAAAATCAGGCTCCACCAGCGAAGGGTTGTCCTCGGCCGAGGCTCAAGTTAAACGCGCCAATGCCAGTGTTAAATTAATACAATCTCAACTTAATAAGGCTGTTTTACGTTCCCCAATTGCCGGAACAGTAACCAAAATTGATGCCAAAAAAGGAGAAATCGCTCAAGCCGGTACGCCTTTAATAAATATAATTTCGGATTCATCGCTCGAAATAGAATCTTTTATACCAGAAGTTGATGTGGCTAAAATTTCTTTAGCTAATACAGTAAAAATAACTTTTGACGCTTTGGGCGAAGAAGGTTTCTTAGGCAAAGTAATTTATATTGACCCCGCTGAAACTGTGGTAGATGGCGTGGCTAACTTTAAAGTAAAAATTGCCTTAGAAAAAGCCGAACCTAGGTTAAAAAGTGGTCTTACGGTAAACCTAACTATACAAACGCTAACAAAAGAAAATGTTTTAATCTTGCCTCAATTTGCAGTCCTAGAAAACGATAAAGGCACTTTTGTAAAAAAATATAAAAAGGTCTTGCCCTTAAACGCTAAAGTCTCGGCCGACGATAAAAACTTAGAAGAAGTAGAAATTAAAACCGGTATTTATTCGGGCGATGGTAATGTAGAAATTATTTCCGGTTTAAACGCAGGCGATGCCGTAGCCACCATTGGACTTAAAACAAACTAG
- the ftsA gene encoding cell division protein FtsA, with product MAREHIITALDLGSHKIRVGILLVGEDLKVIGCGESLARGIRRGQIIDIKEAVESIKEAVAVASKSGNVKITRLSVGLSGPHFKLISSHGSVAVSRADGEISLDDINRVLDSARAVPLPPNREIVHTIPISYTVDGLDKAKDPTGMKGIRLEVDSILVLGSTPVLRLVRKAIHDAGLELENLIYAPLAVSRAVLTKKQRELGVAVVDVGVGTTGVSIWEESELKHAGVVPVGSGNITNDVAVGLKVAYEVSERIKLEHACCISSNVSRREQIILADWTNNDAVIPKWELARIVEARTSEIFEMVNDEIKKSGKPNLPAGVVLTGGGVKMDGLMELARKKLKLNIEIGRAREIKTDFSELFSPETATLVGILLYENDNELVKKDKPRTMESLPGSGLWPKIKDWFSELIP from the coding sequence TTGGCACGAGAACACATCATCACCGCTTTGGATTTGGGTTCACACAAAATTAGGGTGGGCATTCTTTTAGTTGGTGAAGATTTAAAAGTTATTGGTTGTGGAGAAAGTTTAGCGAGGGGCATAAGGCGGGGGCAGATAATAGATATAAAAGAAGCGGTAGAATCAATTAAAGAAGCTGTAGCAGTGGCCTCTAAAAGCGGTAATGTAAAAATAACTCGCTTGTCGGTGGGTCTAAGCGGTCCTCATTTTAAGTTAATTAGTTCTCATGGTTCGGTTGCTGTTTCTAGGGCCGATGGTGAAATTTCTCTAGACGATATTAACAGGGTTTTAGATTCAGCCAGAGCCGTACCCTTGCCACCTAATAGGGAAATAGTTCACACTATTCCTATTTCGTACACTGTAGATGGCCTAGATAAGGCCAAGGATCCTACGGGCATGAAAGGCATTAGGCTGGAAGTTGATTCTATTTTGGTTTTAGGTTCTACGCCTGTTTTAAGATTGGTCAGAAAAGCTATACACGATGCAGGGTTAGAATTAGAAAATCTTATTTATGCTCCTTTGGCTGTTAGCCGGGCGGTACTTACTAAAAAACAACGCGAACTAGGCGTGGCGGTAGTTGATGTTGGCGTTGGCACAACCGGGGTTTCTATTTGGGAGGAATCGGAATTAAAACATGCCGGTGTGGTGCCGGTGGGCTCGGGTAATATAACTAACGATGTAGCGGTAGGGCTTAAGGTGGCGTACGAAGTTTCCGAAAGAATAAAATTGGAACATGCTTGCTGTATTTCTAGCAATGTTTCTAGAAGGGAACAAATTATATTAGCTGATTGGACGAACAACGATGCGGTTATACCAAAATGGGAGTTGGCTAGAATAGTTGAAGCACGTACCAGCGAAATTTTTGAAATGGTTAACGATGAAATTAAAAAATCGGGTAAACCCAATTTGCCGGCGGGCGTGGTGCTGACGGGCGGTGGCGTAAAAATGGATGGCTTGATGGAGCTTGCCCGCAAAAAATTAAAATTAAATATTGAAATTGGACGCGCTCGCGAAATTAAAACTGATTTCAGCGAACTTTTTAGCCCGGAGACTGCTACGCTGGTGGGAATTCTTCTTTACGAGAATGATAATGAGCTGGTTAAAAAAGATAAACCAAGAACAATGGAATCTTTGCCGGGTAGCGGTTTATGGCCAAAAATAAAAGACTGGTTTTCGGAGTTGATTCCGTAA
- a CDS encoding type II toxin-antitoxin system mRNA interferase toxin, RelE/StbE family has translation MLGKEVSVNYSKRFLRQLGRLPKHLVDQAQEKENIFKANPFDSRLNTHKLHGKDKNSWSFSITHKYRIKFIFLNDSTVLFLEVGTHDIYQ, from the coding sequence ATGCTCGGAAAAGAGGTAAGCGTTAATTATTCCAAGCGTTTTTTAAGACAGCTAGGCCGTTTGCCCAAACATTTAGTTGATCAAGCTCAAGAAAAGGAAAATATATTTAAGGCAAACCCTTTTGATTCGCGGTTGAATACTCATAAGCTTCACGGTAAAGATAAAAACAGCTGGTCTTTTTCCATTACGCATAAATACAGAATCAAATTTATTTTTCTTAACGACAGCACTGTTTTGTTTTTAGAAGTTGGCACGCACGATATTTATCAATGA
- a CDS encoding GatB/YqeY domain-containing protein: MNLKEQINFDLKEALKAGDSFKRSVLGMLKSAIQNKEIEKKKKEEGLTETETQEVIRSELKKRLEATAVFKSAGEKERAASEEAEAEILKKFLPPEASDEDVKKAIEKAMVEAGSKSKKDFGRIMGLAVKELAGRADGNRVKNILEPMLE; the protein is encoded by the coding sequence ATGAATTTAAAAGAACAAATAAATTTTGATCTCAAAGAAGCTTTAAAGGCGGGCGATAGTTTTAAGCGCTCGGTTTTGGGTATGCTTAAATCGGCTATTCAAAACAAAGAAATAGAAAAGAAAAAGAAAGAAGAGGGTTTAACCGAAACGGAAACTCAAGAAGTTATTAGATCAGAACTTAAAAAGAGGCTAGAGGCTACTGCAGTTTTTAAATCGGCTGGCGAAAAAGAGAGGGCGGCTAGCGAAGAAGCTGAAGCCGAAATTTTAAAAAAATTCTTACCGCCAGAAGCTAGCGACGAAGATGTTAAAAAAGCCATTGAAAAAGCTATGGTCGAAGCCGGTTCAAAATCTAAAAAAGATTTTGGCAGAATAATGGGTTTAGCCGTTAAAGAACTCGCTGGCCGGGCTGATGGTAATAGAGTCAAAAATATACTTGAACCAATGTTGGAATAG
- the lepB gene encoding signal peptidase I: MLLGTIFLIVLLISTKNAIILVQMGNFFKETGDFLWETIKIVVVSLLIILPIRFFIIQPFFVRGESMYPSFGDKDYLIIDELSYRFDKPKRGEVIVFRFPQDPSQYYIKRIVGMPEETVEVKDGKVVIYNRDNPLGLELREKYLEENTPGDMKIKMDDNEYFVLGDNRDASSDSRRWGPLYKHLIVGKAWFRVWPVSNAGTIQSPIY; the protein is encoded by the coding sequence ATGCTGCTCGGAACGATATTTTTGATAGTTTTGCTTATTAGCACAAAAAATGCTATTATCTTGGTACAAATGGGCAATTTTTTTAAAGAAACAGGGGATTTTTTGTGGGAGACAATCAAAATAGTGGTTGTTTCTTTGCTTATTATTTTGCCGATTCGTTTTTTCATAATTCAGCCGTTTTTTGTGCGCGGCGAATCTATGTATCCTTCTTTTGGCGATAAGGATTATTTAATAATAGACGAACTATCTTATCGTTTTGATAAGCCTAAGCGTGGAGAGGTTATAGTGTTTAGATTTCCACAAGATCCCAGTCAGTATTATATAAAACGCATAGTCGGTATGCCGGAAGAAACGGTAGAGGTTAAAGATGGCAAAGTGGTTATTTATAACCGAGATAATCCTTTGGGTCTGGAATTACGCGAAAAATATTTAGAAGAAAATACCCCGGGTGATATGAAAATTAAAATGGACGATAACGAGTATTTTGTTTTGGGCGATAACCGCGATGCTTCTTCGGATTCGCGCCGGTGGGGGCCCCTTTACAAACACTTGATAGTAGGCAAGGCTTGGTTTAGAGTTTGGCCGGTTAGTAATGCGGGAACGATACAGAGTCCGATATATTAG
- the pth gene encoding aminoacyl-tRNA hydrolase gives MKIIVGLGNPEEKQLKTRHNAGEFYLSKLRNAWSEKDFSEGKNALWLETKANGKKVYLIFPNEMMNNSGISLKKTLAQLKLKPKPTDILVIHDDLDIELGRIKMSFARSSAGHNGVNSIIKNLKTDKFWRLRIGIGLKKKPDGKKLIDFILKKFSPNEERVLNKNFKDILPALEIWLTNPARAMSEINSQK, from the coding sequence ATGAAAATAATTGTAGGCCTAGGCAATCCCGAAGAAAAACAATTAAAAACCCGTCATAATGCGGGTGAGTTTTACTTGTCTAAATTACGTAACGCTTGGAGCGAAAAAGATTTTAGCGAAGGCAAAAATGCTTTGTGGTTGGAAACAAAGGCCAATGGTAAAAAAGTATATTTGATTTTCCCCAACGAGATGATGAATAATTCGGGTATTAGTTTAAAAAAAACGCTGGCTCAATTAAAACTAAAACCCAAACCTACCGATATTTTAGTTATACACGACGATTTAGATATAGAACTCGGCCGAATAAAAATGAGTTTTGCTCGTTCCAGCGCCGGCCACAATGGAGTAAACTCTATAATTAAAAACTTAAAAACAGACAAATTCTGGCGTTTAAGAATCGGCATTGGTTTAAAAAAGAAGCCAGATGGAAAAAAGTTAATAGATTTTATTCTAAAAAAATTCTCCCCGAACGAGGAGAGAGTGCTTAATAAAAACTTTAAAGATATTTTGCCCGCTCTAGAAATATGGCTCACCAATCCTGCGCGAGCTATGAGCGAGATAAACAGCCAAAAATAA
- the ftsZ gene encoding cell division protein FtsZ, which produces MPQVKPDVETFARIRVVGVGGSGGSAIHRMMASRIQGVDFVAVNTDAQALHHCLAPRKIHIGKNTTRGLGAGMNPDIGRQAAEESREDIEEAIRGSDMVFITCGMGGGTGTGAAPIVAEAAKESGALTVAVITRPFSFEGLQRNRIAETGIEELKERVDTIIVIPNDRLLTIIDRKTSLVSSFEIVDDVLRQAVQGISDLITMPGIVNVDFADVKAIMKDAGSALMGIGRATGDDRAQEAARAAINSPLLEVSINGAKGVLFNISGGADLSMSEVNEAAQIITESIDRDAKVIFGAVLDDKLKKGEIKVTVVATGFNTEVSEAKSLLNDASSFLKARESYVPRRDDSSEENIVLKTAKPPGKAFEAQVSSVNEEDENDDEFVVPAFIRRKMK; this is translated from the coding sequence ATGCCTCAAGTTAAACCCGATGTAGAAACATTTGCCCGAATAAGAGTGGTGGGCGTGGGCGGTTCGGGCGGTTCGGCTATACACCGCATGATGGCGAGCCGTATTCAAGGCGTGGATTTTGTGGCGGTTAATACCGATGCTCAAGCTTTGCATCATTGTTTGGCGCCTCGCAAAATTCATATTGGCAAAAATACCACGCGCGGTTTGGGCGCGGGTATGAACCCTGATATTGGCCGGCAAGCTGCCGAAGAAAGCCGAGAAGATATAGAAGAGGCCATTCGCGGTTCCGATATGGTTTTTATAACTTGCGGTATGGGTGGCGGTACCGGCACAGGTGCGGCGCCCATAGTGGCGGAAGCCGCCAAGGAATCGGGCGCTTTAACTGTGGCTGTTATTACCAGACCATTTTCTTTTGAGGGTTTGCAAAGAAATCGCATCGCCGAAACTGGCATAGAAGAATTAAAAGAAAGAGTGGATACGATAATTGTTATTCCTAACGATAGGTTGCTTACGATTATCGATAGAAAAACTTCGCTGGTAAGTTCGTTCGAAATTGTAGATGATGTTTTGCGCCAAGCGGTCCAGGGCATCTCCGATTTAATTACCATGCCTGGTATTGTTAACGTGGACTTTGCGGATGTTAAAGCTATTATGAAAGATGCGGGCTCGGCTTTAATGGGCATAGGTCGCGCTACGGGTGATGACAGGGCTCAAGAAGCGGCGAGGGCGGCTATTAACTCGCCCTTGTTAGAGGTTTCTATAAATGGGGCTAAGGGTGTGTTGTTTAATATTTCTGGTGGGGCTGATTTAAGTATGAGCGAAGTCAACGAAGCCGCTCAAATTATTACTGAATCCATAGACCGCGACGCTAAAGTAATTTTTGGCGCGGTGCTAGACGATAAACTAAAGAAAGGTGAAATTAAAGTTACGGTAGTGGCTACAGGTTTTAATACAGAAGTTTCCGAAGCTAAATCCCTATTAAACGATGCCTCATCTTTTCTTAAAGCTAGAGAATCTTACGTACCCAGAAGAGACGATAGTAGCGAAGAAAATATTGTTTTAAAAACCGCCAAGCCACCAGGCAAAGCTTTTGAGGCCCAAGTTTCTTCGGTGAATGAAGAAGACGAAAACGACGACGAGTTTGTGGTGCCAGCGTTTATTAGGAGGAAGATGAAGTGA
- the ybeY gene encoding rRNA maturation RNase YbeY, translating to MERNVKFSYAGIEKNKILKSVNSCLPKNKTVADYGLVFVSKKKMAELNKKYRGKNKPTNVLSFETGDVVICPAVVSEEAKRYGFTQKKWMTRLIVHGILHLAGYNHEARKDELEMEELEKAVLKKLGVKLI from the coding sequence ATGGAGCGCAATGTTAAATTTTCTTATGCTGGTATAGAGAAAAATAAAATATTGAAATCGGTAAATTCCTGTTTACCAAAAAATAAGACCGTAGCAGATTACGGCCTTGTTTTTGTTTCTAAAAAGAAAATGGCAGAACTTAATAAAAAATATCGCGGTAAAAATAAACCGACCAATGTTTTAAGTTTCGAAACTGGTGATGTTGTTATTTGCCCAGCTGTGGTGTCGGAGGAGGCAAAAAGGTATGGTTTTACACAAAAAAAATGGATGACGCGACTTATCGTTCATGGTATATTGCATTTAGCTGGATACAATCATGAAGCTCGAAAAGATGAGTTGGAAATGGAAGAATTAGAAAAAGCAGTTTTGAAAAAGTTAGGAGTTAAGCTTATCTAG